A DNA window from Methylobacterium sp. NMS14P contains the following coding sequences:
- a CDS encoding efflux RND transporter periplasmic adaptor subunit, with product MKAHDAGADVPPPPGKAPFLLVGLAGLGLLAWGAYGHWQRDVEAAATLERIKTLVPQVRTVAAERAEGLLDLVLPGEMQAFTTAAIAARATGYIAERRVDIGSRVKAGDLLLRIAAPDLDQQLAQAEAQVGQLKAQLLQAQAQVEQARANVNLANLTNNRTSTLAVQGWASRQNADNTQAGVLSQAAALAAAEAGVKVATANIKAQEAAVDRLKALTAFERVVAPFDGVVTVRNVDVGDLVRADNGGTPLLSMDQDSLLRITVNVPQKDAVGVKPGVRAEITVPQMPGRRFDGFVERSSVALNAASRTLTTQVDVPNADRSLRAGLYAYVTLKIPRTEPGVTIPAEATVFRGNDLRVATLSDDDRVTWRTIRVRRDLGRTLELESGLPADTRIIYSPAPDLRDGQSVEPLTSPPPPGPLRSAQR from the coding sequence ATGAAGGCGCACGACGCGGGCGCGGACGTCCCTCCGCCGCCCGGCAAGGCCCCGTTCCTGCTAGTCGGCCTCGCCGGACTCGGCCTGCTCGCCTGGGGTGCCTACGGCCACTGGCAGCGCGACGTGGAGGCGGCCGCGACGCTGGAGCGGATCAAGACCCTCGTGCCGCAGGTGCGCACCGTGGCGGCCGAGCGGGCCGAGGGCCTCCTCGATCTCGTGCTCCCCGGCGAGATGCAGGCCTTCACCACGGCGGCGATCGCCGCGCGCGCCACCGGCTACATCGCCGAACGCCGGGTCGATATCGGATCCCGGGTCAAGGCGGGCGACCTCCTCCTGCGCATCGCCGCGCCGGATCTCGACCAGCAACTCGCCCAGGCCGAGGCGCAGGTCGGCCAGCTCAAGGCGCAGCTGCTCCAGGCGCAAGCGCAGGTCGAGCAGGCCCGCGCCAACGTCAACCTCGCCAACCTTACCAACAATCGCACCAGCACCCTGGCCGTCCAGGGTTGGGCCTCGCGGCAGAACGCCGACAACACCCAGGCGGGCGTGCTCAGCCAGGCCGCCGCGCTCGCCGCCGCCGAGGCGGGCGTGAAGGTCGCCACCGCCAACATCAAGGCGCAGGAGGCCGCGGTCGACCGCCTGAAGGCGCTCACCGCCTTCGAGCGGGTCGTGGCGCCGTTCGACGGGGTCGTGACGGTGCGCAACGTCGATGTCGGCGATCTCGTGCGCGCCGACAACGGCGGCACGCCACTCCTGAGCATGGATCAGGACAGCCTGCTGCGCATCACCGTCAACGTGCCGCAGAAGGACGCCGTCGGCGTCAAACCCGGCGTGCGGGCCGAGATCACCGTGCCGCAGATGCCGGGGCGGCGCTTCGACGGCTTCGTGGAGCGCAGCTCCGTCGCGCTGAACGCGGCGTCGCGCACGCTGACCACGCAGGTGGATGTCCCGAACGCCGACCGGTCGCTGCGGGCCGGGCTCTACGCCTACGTCACCCTCAAAATCCCCCGGACCGAGCCCGGCGTGACGATTCCCGCCGAGGCGACGGTGTTCCGCGGCAACGACCTCAGGGTCGCCACCCTGAGCGACGACGACCGGGTGACGTGGCGGACGATCCGCGTGCGGCGCGATCTCGGGCGCACGCTGGAGCTGGAATCGGGCCTGCCGGCCGACACCCGGATCATCTACAGCCCCGCGCCGGATCTGCGCGACGGCCAGTCGGTCGAGCCGCTGACATCACCGCCCCCGCCCGGACCGCTCCGCTCGGCCCAGCGGTGA
- a CDS encoding EAL domain-containing protein — MRDPETPTDCGDRVGRSRAAVMLTGRVTTIRAAVGVAFLCVGLLLGALALSAGLAIAQVGGLVTRTYDESLTSISFARAAAADFAKMRTALIRRMQSRDGAEVAKRDSDITDLSAVLTEDLIIAAERARSERAARTVEAVQAGVASWESLRRELGPVTVRPEQTAALERQADAVEGQIDLLINVVAGDGFTFRQAARQRVLGVIRWHAAAAALVIIACGLIAWLLTRRIGGSVSAAAEAAERIAGGQFDDRIPTGGRDGLSRLLDAVAGMRSTIRALTLREVSQRRGAESLVTDALQTSREGVVVVDAEGRIALANAQALRFFEGLDAAIEAGLSPTRRADAPRDPRWKVLEDCFQALARDGDIRLADGRWLRVSRSATRQGGFIAVCSDISVLKEQEHRLTQTNLRLDAALDTMSQGLCLYDAQSRLMVVNRRYSEIYGLPPGAVVPGMTALDVLSASLAAGNHPGCDLEALLRQQRDAFSNGAWQTHFQELSNGRIVAIDRREAADGGFVATYEDVTERRRAEARIAFMAHHDMLTGLPNRVAVGQQIDVAAAQAGRDQGFAVFAIDLDDFRPVNETLGHGIGDELLVAVANRLTACVREIDCVARLGADEFIVVQRGVDRPEDAAVLARRIIEVVAAPYSLTHHTISVGLTIGITLAPSDGSDADKLLKNAEVALDRGKAEARGAFRFFEPAMDARLMARRIMERDLRDALAREAFEVYYQPIYSLETDRICGFEALLRWNHPVRGFVSPAEFIPIAEELGLIVPLGEWVLRRACEEAARWPDELKVAVNVSAVQFTSASLVTAVREALRRTGLPGRRLELEITETVLVANPGATTAILHSLRALGVRVAMDDFGTGYSSLSYLRSFPFDKIKIDQSFVRDLCVKDGTDFIVRAVIGLGASLGMTTTAEGVETEAQLAHLRAEGCDEVQGYLFSRAVPVSEVASVIRRWNGALRAIA, encoded by the coding sequence ATGCGAGACCCCGAGACGCCGACGGATTGCGGAGACCGAGTAGGGCGTTCTCGCGCGGCCGTGATGCTGACGGGCCGGGTCACGACGATCCGAGCCGCGGTCGGCGTCGCGTTCCTCTGTGTCGGCCTCCTCCTGGGCGCGCTCGCGCTCTCGGCGGGTCTGGCGATCGCGCAAGTCGGCGGGCTCGTTACCCGGACCTACGACGAATCCCTGACGTCGATCAGCTTCGCCCGCGCGGCGGCAGCCGACTTCGCCAAGATGCGCACGGCCCTCATCCGGCGGATGCAGTCCCGCGACGGTGCCGAGGTGGCGAAGCGGGATTCGGACATCACCGATCTCTCGGCGGTTCTGACCGAGGACCTCATCATCGCGGCCGAGCGGGCCCGGTCCGAGCGGGCGGCGCGGACGGTCGAGGCCGTCCAGGCCGGCGTGGCGTCCTGGGAGAGCCTGCGCCGCGAACTCGGCCCCGTGACGGTGCGGCCGGAGCAAACGGCGGCCCTTGAACGACAGGCCGACGCCGTCGAAGGCCAGATCGATCTCCTGATCAACGTCGTGGCCGGCGACGGATTCACCTTCCGGCAGGCGGCGCGGCAGCGCGTGCTGGGCGTGATCCGGTGGCACGCCGCCGCGGCGGCCCTCGTGATCATCGCCTGCGGGCTGATCGCCTGGCTGCTCACCCGCCGCATCGGCGGATCGGTGAGCGCGGCCGCGGAGGCGGCCGAACGGATCGCGGGCGGTCAGTTCGACGATCGGATCCCCACCGGCGGTCGCGACGGCCTGAGCAGGCTGCTGGACGCCGTCGCGGGGATGCGGTCGACCATCCGGGCGCTGACGCTGCGCGAGGTGAGCCAGCGACGGGGCGCCGAGTCGCTGGTGACGGACGCGCTGCAGACGTCGCGGGAAGGCGTGGTGGTGGTCGATGCCGAAGGCCGGATCGCCCTGGCCAACGCGCAGGCCCTGCGCTTCTTCGAAGGCCTCGACGCCGCCATCGAGGCCGGTCTGTCCCCGACGCGGCGTGCGGACGCGCCGCGGGACCCGCGCTGGAAGGTCCTGGAGGATTGCTTCCAGGCCCTGGCCCGGGACGGCGACATTCGATTGGCCGACGGCCGCTGGCTGCGGGTGAGCCGCAGCGCCACCCGGCAGGGCGGTTTCATCGCGGTGTGCAGCGACATCAGCGTGCTCAAGGAGCAGGAGCACCGCCTGACGCAGACCAACCTGCGCCTCGACGCGGCCCTCGACACCATGTCCCAGGGGCTCTGCCTCTACGACGCGCAGAGCCGGCTGATGGTGGTCAACCGGCGCTACAGCGAGATCTACGGCCTGCCGCCCGGCGCGGTCGTGCCCGGCATGACGGCGCTCGATGTCCTGAGCGCCAGCCTCGCGGCCGGCAACCATCCCGGCTGCGATCTCGAGGCCCTGCTGCGGCAGCAGCGGGACGCCTTCAGCAACGGCGCCTGGCAGACGCATTTCCAGGAACTGAGCAACGGCCGCATCGTCGCCATCGACCGGCGCGAGGCCGCCGATGGCGGCTTCGTCGCCACCTACGAGGACGTCACCGAGCGCCGCCGGGCCGAGGCCCGCATCGCCTTCATGGCGCATCACGACATGCTGACCGGCCTGCCCAACCGGGTGGCGGTGGGTCAGCAGATTGACGTGGCCGCGGCGCAGGCCGGGCGCGACCAGGGCTTCGCGGTCTTCGCCATCGACCTCGACGATTTCCGGCCGGTCAACGAGACCTTGGGCCACGGGATCGGCGACGAGCTGCTCGTCGCGGTCGCCAACCGGCTCACCGCCTGCGTGCGCGAAATCGACTGCGTCGCCCGCCTGGGGGCCGACGAGTTCATCGTGGTTCAGCGCGGCGTCGACCGGCCCGAGGATGCCGCCGTCCTCGCGCGCCGCATCATCGAGGTCGTCGCCGCGCCCTACAGCCTCACCCACCACACGATCAGCGTCGGGCTCACCATAGGCATCACCCTCGCGCCGAGCGACGGGTCGGACGCGGACAAGCTGCTGAAGAACGCCGAGGTCGCCCTCGATCGGGGCAAGGCCGAGGCGCGCGGGGCGTTCCGCTTCTTCGAGCCGGCCATGGATGCCCGCCTCATGGCCCGGCGGATCATGGAGCGCGACCTGCGCGACGCCCTCGCCCGGGAGGCGTTCGAGGTCTACTACCAGCCGATCTACAGCCTCGAGACGGACCGGATCTGCGGCTTCGAGGCGCTGCTGCGCTGGAACCACCCGGTCCGCGGCTTCGTCTCGCCGGCCGAGTTCATCCCGATCGCCGAGGAACTCGGGCTCATCGTGCCGCTCGGCGAGTGGGTTCTGCGAAGGGCCTGCGAGGAGGCCGCCCGCTGGCCGGACGAACTCAAGGTCGCCGTCAACGTCTCGGCGGTGCAGTTCACCTCGGCGAGCCTCGTCACCGCCGTGCGCGAGGCGCTGCGGCGCACCGGCTTGCCGGGCCGGCGTCTGGAACTGGAGATCACCGAGACGGTGCTGGTGGCCAATCCCGGAGCCACGACGGCGATCCTGCACAGCCTGCGCGCGCTCGGCGTGCGCGTGGCGATGGACGATTTCGGCACCGGCTACTCGTCGCTCAGCTACCTGCGCTCGTTCCCGTTCGACAAGATCAAGATCGACCAGTCCTTCGTGCGCGACCTGTGCGTGAAGGACGGGACCGACTTCATCGTGCGGGCGGTGATCGGCCTCGGCGCCAGCCTCGGCATGACGACGACCGCCGAGGGCGTCGAGACGGAGGCGCAGCTCGCGCACCTGCGCGCCGAGGGCTGCGACGAGGTCCAGGGCTACCTGTTCAGCCGCGCCGTCCCCGTGTCGGAGGTCGCCTCGGTCATCCGTCGCTGGAACGGCGCGCTCCGGGCGATCGCCTGA